GATCTACTTTAAAACTATTTAAGTTACtacaacaaaataattaaataacaattataagtaaagataaaaaataattaattattatattgattaaattatatattattttagaaattaaattttttaaaatatttatattaatttctattattaataaaaatttataaaataatttttaaattagtatctaaattagctacctactaaagttttagttattaatataaactaatttaaaatacaaatagtTATAGTTAACACTTTTGactaatgattaaataaaatttaaaaactactttataaatttttattaataatagaaattattttaaatatcaataattatttttatatataaaataatctctaatttagtcaatataataactaattatattttatttttaaatttaattattatttaataattcttttataatGAATCAcgttaatatctaattaatttaattcaaaaaaaaaattaaaacgtTTTAGAAACTTCTATACAAATGCCTATCTCTatctattaatttatttcaattaccGCAACTGCCTCCTTAGGAGTTAGGTAAAAGtactatcaatattttattactttttgcAATGGTTAAATTCAAATAAGCATAAACATAAGTAACATATATTAAtagattaaatttttatatatttttataaattgtcATAAAATAACAGAAATATGAAAACTTATATATACAACTAAATTTATATCCGGTAATCGAAATAGAAAATTGATTATAGTAAATTTTTATGTAAACTAGCGCGAACATAGGTGCGATTGTATATTCACAGTgataaaatacttaaaaattcaaaaattgaaattagaaATTAACAACCGTTTgtaaaaattgaagaaatgaaaatatattttagaaaataaaattaaaaaaaaatattctatattTAAAACTGCTTAGGATaactattttaatatgttttagaaaaaaatataaaattaacaataataaaattaaatattgatataaggataaaatagaaaaaaaattgaaagcaaGTTAAAGAAAGGAATCCaagtataaattataatcatagttgatataaaatatttttctttttaaatcttttgtttactttatttatttccatttatgcatacaattaaaaaaaaacatataataatatataatttctcGTTGACTTATTATACAAAcattaaatatacaaatattgGAAAAAAACTCGTATAAAAGGCAACAATACAAAGCACTCATAAAATGCATCAATGCTATGACAACTTCCAAGCTATATCatgaacaatttaaaaaaaaactatagaaACCTATAATATGTATAATCAACATGTTCAAAATATTGCACAGATAGGAAACTCAACATCTCCAACTTGAAATTGAATATTGTCAATGATGAAAGTTGAACTAgatactgttatgaaaacaataaATGTAAGTATTCGTTTAACCAACCCAGGACATCAATAACATTTAATGATAGAAAGTTTACGAGCAACTAACCTATGTGATGAAATGTATTACAATACTTTGAAAAAGACATAATTATTATTGGCTTTGAGTTATGATATAATAAAATGCTATTTTGAAGATTTATGattattaatagaaattaattttagataccaaaataattagttactatattgattaaattataaattatgtttttaaattaaaaaaaattattaatatttataatagtttctattatcaataaaaatttataaagtaatttctaaattggtatctacaaatattttagctactaactactttatattctagcCTAGTCTCAATTAGTATTTTAGAggctaatttagaatctaaaatattagtagctaaaatcttggtagctaatttagatatcaaattagaaactattttgataaatttgtattaataatagaaaccactttatataccaataattttagtctctaaaatagtatctaagtTAGTTAATATATTGTGTAACATTCctattttattacatttaataACCATAATCTGCatgaatatcaaaataaatatataaacatatacatacatatatataaacatataaatacatacacacatatatatatatatatatataactcctTCATTCAGTGTTTCAAAtatatatccctcttcataggaattttaaataattacataagtttttaaaacaaaaatattcaaaagaaGATAAACATTTGCATCCTTCAGCTACTCACTGAGAAGCTCTAACACTTATAATATCATCTTCTCCCATCTAAATACAAGATcattataaattaaagaaaatagatCCAATGCAAATAACACGATAAGCtagctatttttaaaaattataatataaatataattttaaatatcataaaGTCATCAATTCTCATCCATTTTCTcaaaaccatcaagtgtctatcataattcataatttatCTTTCTCATGTGAAACTTGTAGTGACTCACAAGACAtaaacacttgactctactttcgAAAGACTCGTGCATTGACTTAGATTCAAAGATATGCACATGTCATACTATCTTATTGTAAAATCCACACAACTATGCACATAATAATCTCAATATTATATCTCCTAGTATGAGAGAGTTAACTCATATAAAATGTCacgttagttatctttcaaacaacttactcattcttatgaacctccttcgactctcaccacttgaataacttcatctatatgatttcattatatCACCAGAGTCAGGATACATCCTTCTAaacgaatccctagtcaatgcacatcctaaacaatcttaacacggtattttctttcttgaaaatactatgtGATTAAGATTCATATTCCACATCTCACAATATCCAAAATCACATGATTAAATCATACCAAAGCTTAGAATttcaaaacacacaaaaaatcaTCCAAGAATTACACAAATATCTAACTAAAggatttttcaattaaatatgcataatataaaattttacataagttataattaaaaactataaaacaaaaataaaccaactttttaaaagcaaaaataaaaacatttagtttttagttttttttttcttttttactggCTTGAGCGAGAACGAGTCTCACCTAAGTGAAAATCCTCTCGCTTGAGCGATAACACACACACGTCATAGTAAACAACCAATCCTGTAAACAAAACTTGGAACTGGTGATCACGTGACCCCCACATTCAGATCTTCAAACTTAAGGTtctatttgaaattaaaactagcttcccttatcTGAGCTTGAGCAGGTGCTCACTAAGAGTTCCAAACCTACCAAAAGCTAAAGGtagcttaacctgcaccacaaagtCCTGATAAAAAAACTCTAACTACATCACTGGAACCCTAAGCTAACAAGAACTAATCCTAAAGATAGAAACCTCACATGCAACAACATCTACCAAGACAAacttaacattttaaaaactaacttaaacgaacttactctatctaaaAATCTGATTGGGCAGTCTCGTAGTATTCGTTGTTAGGAATCCAATGGCGGACTCTAATCATCATTCTAATGATAGAAATGTTCAGAAAGTTAGATAAAAGTCAGAGGAAGGAAAAACAAAAAGTTTAGAGAGATGGTAGTTCTTTTATAAGGAAACctaaataactaatttttctatttatatacttttttactttaataataaaatattcaagtctcatttaaaatataccacttttACTCTAAAGTTATTTTCTAGGTCCTTACATTCTCCCCAACAAGAAAattttcgtcctcgaaaatTGACTTTACAAAAAAGTGATAAGGATAGGTTTCTCTAATGGTTTCTTCTAATTCCCAAGTTGCACTACCAGACTTATCATGGCACATTACTTTCACCATACTGATGATTTTTCCTTTGAGTTGTTTACTATGACGATTTTCAATTGTAACTATTTTAGCCTTAAAAGATAAGTATTTCCTTGAGTTGTAAATCATACATCTACAACATACGACTagaatcatatatatatatatataatcccTTTGTTGAGacatgtgaaaaatattttgtaggtTTGTTAACTGGGGAGGTAAAACAATCTCATAAGTTATTGGACCTATCTTTCTTATAATCTGATAAGATCCAATAAACTTTAGGAGATAACTTCCTCGATTTGATAGTTCATCCTATACTTTTGGTAGGTGTTACTTTCTGGAATATAGGGTCTTTAGCCACAAccacaatgattttttttctatgatttCCATAGATTTTTGTCTACTTTGAGAAGTTTTCATCCTCTCTTGAAtctgtttttatctttttaattatatattgaaGTAACTCTGACCCGACCAAAAACCGTGTCGCCATCCTGATACCAACATAAAAGAGTCTTGCACTTCCTCCCATAAAAAAAGCTTCATATGGATCCATCCCAATACTAGCATGATAACTATTATTGTATGTAAACTCCATCAGAGGCAACACTTCATTCCAACTACTCAAATGATCAAACACTCACGTCCTCAACCGATCttctaacactacaagaaaatcattaaatagaaaccaatttatagaaactaaaataattagttgcaatagtaactaaattagagaccattttaaaaactaaaaagaaatttggtttttaaattagtttctattattgttaaaatagtttctaaattggtatctaattagcaaccaaggtttttgctaccaaatttagaaactaaataattggtagttaaaaccttagttgctaattagataccaatttagaaactatttaagaataatagaaaataatagaaactaatttagaaaccaattttttttttagtttctaaaatggtctttattttagtttctattgtaactaattattttggtttctaaaaattggtttctatttcatgattttcttgtagtgtaaattagtctctattgatcttttagaaactaatttagaatctaaaatattagtagttaaaaccttggtagctaatttagataccaatttaaaaatcattttataaatttttattaataatatatataaaccaTTTTAGATACCagtaattttttagtctctaaaataatatctaatttagttaatataatgactaattatttgttgtctctaaatttaattgctttttaataatttttttgtagtgagatTTAAATAAGATTTGATCTTGTAATTTGtccaaaaaaattgtttctaaatagGATAAGTATTAACAAAAAGGATTTAGAAATTTAATTTGTGAATGATTatgtttgataatttttttattgcattTGATGTTTATTAAAGGACATGTCATAACAaagataattatatattaaatatggtCACTCCCATAGTCCATGTATGAAAAACTAGTCAATTTTTGAAATTGATACTTGTAAAGTAGTTTGATTTGTTTACGAATGGAACATACACCTAGAATATCAGAAAGACACACTAATATTCCTAGTAATGTCTACTATGTTTTTCTTacggataaaaaaaaaaatctattatgtttaatattatgTACTTATCATAAGCTACAAAAATCTCATAACActattagttattatattaactaatttagatattattttataaactaaaaaattattggtaacaaattaaattctaaaattggtaGTTAAGAATTTTGAAAGCTAATTAatctctaaattagtatataatttagtcaatataataattaattatttttgtttttaaaattaatttatatttaatgatttagtTGTAGTGTAAATTAGTtgtatttaatgatttatttagAAACAacattcataaaatttattgaataaagAAAAGTTCTCCTCaatcttttttatattaaaaaaataaaaactataaacAATGAAAGACCAAAAAATTATCCCACAATCACATAAAATTTTTACAATTTCTAAAATGAAGAAAGGAACAAATAGCATAGCAAACAATGAAAAtaagtgaaataaaaaaattgtatacttGTGACAAAAAGAGagaagaacaaaaataaaataaaatggtagCGTGTGATATTACCAGCAACCTACAATAATTATTGGTCGTTGATGGTGTAAAATAAAGATTTACAATAAAAGAGAAGGGGgaggagaaaagaaaagaaagaaaaagaagaatcatcaatttcttaatataacatattaattttgtttaataaaatattgtttactttgaaatttagtaattttaattttaaaatttgataattttgttATAGCTTTATTTGTAAAAGACGTggaaaaatgaaagaagaaatatgtatataaattcTTCATCGTTTCAAAACATCTTTatagaacaatttttttaaaacatataattggtgactcataaaaaatattacccTTTTTTTAAGTTTAGAAGGAGGGTTCTCTAGCATTTTCCTTATATGTATgttcacacacacacatataattatatatatttattataagatATAATCAAACGTTACAATTCCTTTCTTTCTCGGTTTCTCACACTCATTATCTATAGTCATAGTTTTCAGCTTCATCACTCATCAATCGACACGCGATGGAGTTTTTCACCAAAACCAACGTGGTGAGGCTGCGGAGCCACCTCGACAAGTATCTCGTGGCCGACGCCGACGGCAGCCACGTCCACCAGAGCCGCAAGGCCTCCGGCCGGGGAGCGCGGTGGACGGTAGAGGAGATAACGGAGGGAGGAACCGATAAGGTGCGCCTCAGGAGCTGCCACGGAAGGTACTTAACGGCGACGGAGGCACCGTTTCTGTTTGGGATGACAGGGAAGAAGGTGCTCCAGATGGAGTTCGAGCCCGGCGCTGATTTCAAGCACGACTGGGAAGTGACACGCGACGGTTTCCAGGTGAAGTTGATGAGTTGGAGCGGGAAGTTCCTGCGTGCGAACGGAGGGACACCGCCATGGCGGAGCAGCGTGACGGTGGACGAACCGCACAGTTCGGCGACGAAGGATTGGGTTCTGTGGGACGTGGAGACTGTGAAGGCGGTGGAAGAGTTGGTGGATGATTTGTGTGAGAGCGTGGTTTCGTCTCTCGCTTCCGATGATGTCTCGGTCGATTCGGAACCAGCGTCGCCGATGTCGGTTTTCGCGCTCAAGTCGCCGCCGGCGAGGCGGAACACGAAGCTGATGCTGCAGGTGCGTTTTACGTTTCTCGTTTTCTTGTTTTCTCGTTCATTGACTTTTCGTTTTGCGAATTTTGCCTGAATATTTTGTCCGTGTTTTTGTTGATATTTGTTAACTGATTCTAGATAACAAATTTGGCTAAATTAATAATCAGAAACGCGTTAATTTAgttaaaataggaaaaaaagttattcaggatctatttttttttaaacaaataagaaAGTACAATAATAGTTCAGAGTATTTATTTGGATAAACAATACAAAAATTTGTAAACTAAAATATCTTACCTTTTTGTTAGTCTATACTTCAACTATTAAAAAACCAACAGTATGTAGACAGTGATAATGGGGTTCTTTACATTCTTAACCATATGACAGTTATAGATGATGAGATTTAGTTCTTCATTTCAACttatcaaagtaaaaaaaatatatagttaataatttttttaaaagataaaatttatttcattagTCATTACACTTCAACACTTTGAAAAGGGAAAAATATAGGAATGACCAATGCTAAGATATTTTTGTCGATATTTTAAcatttacaaatttttttattgaatacatatttgaattatttttcatttttttaaataatattttcatttgaatttaattaaaatgtattGAAGTAAATTGAAGTTGTTTATGTTAATTATGGGATGAATTTTAACATTATActgaattattttaatattattgtgGCCTAAATAACTATTAACAAGTATTTGGAAAGATGATGCCTATTAGTTTTAATAGTTATTTGATATTATATAactttatataataattatcacaaaaacaaataattttgtgATGCTTAACatgaaatttattatataaaaaaataatttataatttagactcaattaaaaaaaaatacttcagCATTTTAGGGaaagttataaattataaaagacTATAGTTCAACAGAATGActtatttatttctttgaaaCAAAGGTTCACACTGTTTGGTCTTTCCCTTGACCAGGTTGAGTTGAAGCGCATAAAAACAGAAATAACTAAAACGTTTGTTGGAACTGTCAAATATTTTGGACTAACGTGATTGAATGCCAATATACTTCTTAAAATATACCCAAAAAAAGCTTTCTTTTTTAGTTTAAGTTtaagaattattaaatttaaaatttacattattatttaatgattctGAATATACTTTCAagtaattattacaaaaaagTGAATTAATATACATAACAATTCATGATagcataatatataatattaaaaatgtattaatattattttacttatttctTAGTAATTTAACTTTGCAAATTATTGTGGTATTATATGTTTTATTCAAACACTATAATCAATTGATAAAACGTAATTATGCACGCATGAATTTGAAATAAGTTTTAGatcaaatgatttttttactagtttcatttttttttcataattttatttatttattatatatactattttatttttgtttaaaattttatcattaatattattattgtatttttaataaagagcatatttattattttaattttatttattaagaaaataataattatttgtcATAAAGTGGGTGTTTGATTGACCAATATCTTGATGATATAAATTAcattaatttgtatttaataaattattataagaatagaaatgaaataaaaattcaaatagaaaataaatataaatgttaattttagCTAAAAAATTAATCAACTAAAAATCATTCCAATATAAAAATTTTGTATTACAATTTATACTAGATGATTGGGTAATGTTTTTGCTGAcaatatatttgaattaaattgaataaataaggtatgaaaaacatattttaaacgAAACATTCAAAATTGATCTCtaatatgtttgaagatcaactactaagttaaattttttaaggTTGATACCAGTCCTAAGTAAGTAGAAATATTTAAGACTTGACTTATTCAATTCAACCTGTTTTGTACCTATGCCTTAACTTTTCTGAAAGTTTAGTTTAATacttaagtttttttaaagtCTGCTTGGTAGGAATTAATATCTcgtaaatgaattaaaattatctCTCAAGAATTTAATGAACCAATATCTTTATATAGATTAGTACGACTTTACACAAGTTAATAATATATCGTGTCAAAACATTACAAATccaaagttattattattataggtaattattgttatttaccTAAATAGATTGTCTTATTTGAATAGTCTGAAGTCTTGTCcttttaattaaataagttttaaaaaaagtcTTAActcatttaataaataatttgaccCGATCTCTGCTAGCGTGAGTGAATATATGTCCTCCACTCTAAGTTTTGTGTCCCACTCCGTGATATTAATTAATGGACACATGGTTAGGTGTTAGGGTAATTTAGGTGTATTCATAAGAAGGGTTAGTCAAGATATATGGATTGGGTATTTTAGGTTTACACAAGAAGGGTTTTGTTAACGTACTCCTACAAAAACTCTACTATTCAGTTCATTTCCAGTTTCCAGTAAAATACAAATGTCGCCCCAATTAGCTTTCATGATGGATCTTCATTTGTTTTTCAAGTATGTCCAACCAAAATTTTGGACGTTCACGCGCAGGGTCTTATAAGTCTCATCCCTGTATTACCATATCAAATTCCTCCACTACCAATTCATTGCCACTTGGTTGAATTTGAGGTGCTATGTGTTGCTTCATGCCTTCACCAACTCTTCTCCACCAACGAAAATGTAATCACACATTAGCAAATGCGTTCACACTCCAAAGTTCAAAACAGTAAACGCACTACTGAAAATTGGAGAAGGATTGAGTTGACATTAATccttttttttacaaaataataggatttctctcttcatttactttaacctttttcttttctttcatccaAATTGTGGTATACACTGTTAAAATGAATCCTTACCATATGGAAAGGTTGTTGTCTTAATATGTTTCCTTAAGTGTGGGAGAGTAATAGAATTACCTTTGAAACATGAAGATGGTAACTTGGAAATAGACTATACGAATTGAACATTTAAGTGAGGTGTCTATATATATACCCTACTTATTCATATTATGGGCCATATGTCTACGTCAGGAGACTTAGTATATGAGAGAGAGAGTTTTTGTTCTGATTTAATATTCGCATATTGATGCGCATGGGAAGGGGGTTCGGAAGCACACATTCATATTTTCTGTCTTGACAAGGACTAGAAGCCGAATATAGTTATTGTATACGGGTTTGGGTTTTGAGTAGTAATTGGAAGTAGAAAGTGGAGAATATACAATTTAACAACTTGTCTATGAGAAACCAATTCAAGATAACATTGTCTATTTCTCTAAGACATCTTGTGTAGACGTTAGTTTCATACTTTTGAGTGGCTTTTGTCTCTATGCAAATCTCCGTTGCTTCCACCCcacctattctttcttttcctttatgctattcttattttatattttatttcaattttttggaTTGAGGTTTCCGTAAGGTGGCTTCCGTTGAACACCATTTTCATTCTCTTTGCTATACTGAAAGATGCCAAACCGCACATGATCAAGTTTCATGCATATCCAACAATCAGTTTCTCATTATGACTGAATTCACTTAGGCTGAGTCAGCACTTCAACCTAACTGCCATAGCAAATCCAAGTCTCACTGTCTCACTCTGAATCTTTTATTTAAGTGGGCCCAGTCATCAATTCAACTTAACTGCAATGGTAAAAAATATGTTGGATTGGGCTGTGCAGTTTTGTTATAGCTTTTATCCAAAATATGACTTATTATCCAACCAataaaactacttatatttggGTCAGTGTCCAGATTAAAGCATGCTTCAttcttcattaatttttttttctaaatcctATTAAATTATCTTCGTTAACAAATTGATACACTTTGTGGGACAGAATGcgataattttcttataattaaaaaaatacgcGTAAATACACAATCTTTTCAATCTCACTCATGCAATTCAATTAAATAACACATATATTCTTTTAATACTAAAAAACTCGATTACTTactattttctatattttccaTGGAAAATAACCGTTGGCATGTTAACTTACAAAGCCAGAATTAGGGGATGTTTGATATTAGTTGGAAATTTTCCCACTTTGAGAAAGTGTGTGGTACACTTAATTTCTGTCTATATCAGAACATGATAGGTATTACTTCCGTAAAAGAAAATCATTGTTTTAAAGTCGGGTGAAGTGATCTCAATAATTGAGAGGTCTGATTCCAGGCTAAGAAACTGAACAAGATGAAACATTTCCCTGTTCTTACAAGACGTAATAATTTCCATGGAAAGTCCATGTGAATGATCAGTAACTTGTGGTTAGATGCACAACACGGAACTCAAAACCAAATCCAGAACAGATGAATGGGATTAGGGAGTTTGGCCACGTAATGGCCGCGTGCAGCCAAACGCGTTGTCTCCCAAAGACGCCACTGCTGACTCCCTCTTCCTTTTTTTCACCCTCCACAGTTGAAAGTTGAAAGTTCAAACAAGCAGTCACGCACACTAAGTCTTACCCACAACCATTACAATAATAAGAACTATGATAGTAAAAGTTTCAAAACCCAATAAATACCCATCCCCTTTATTCCTCCCACTCACTAAACATTCATCTTCTCATCAAATTATTGCATACTACTCATGCAGACAATAAGTTCGAACAAGTTCAGTACTGGCATGGACTTCTTCCACCGCGCGAAGGCGGTGCGTCTCCGCAGCCACCACGACAAGTACCTGCTGGCGGAGGAGGACGAAGAGTCGGTCACGCAAGCCCGCAAGGGGTCCTCGAAGAGCGCGCGGTGGATGGTCGAATACGTGTCCGAATACGACAACATAATTCGCCTGAAGAGCTGTTACGGCAAGTACCTCACAGCTTCCAACCAACTCTTCCTGCTGGGCATGACGGGCCACAAGGTCCTCCAGACGCTCCCGCAGAGGCTCGACTCCTCCGTCGAGTGGGAGCCCATCAAGGACGGAGGCCGCGTCAAGCTCAAGACTCGCTACGGCAACTTCCTCCGCGCCAATGGGGGCTTGCCGCCCTGGAGAAACTCCGTCACGCACGATATTCCTCACAGGACCGCCACGCAGGACTGGATCCTCTGGGACGTGGAAGTCGTCGAGATTTATGTCAACTCTCCGGCGAATAGCAGTAAACCCTCTGCTCCCCCGTTGCCGGTTTCCGACACTGTTCCAGTCCTGGCCAGCGCGCCGTTGCCCCCGCCGCCATCCTTGTCTGCCAGCTTTACAAGGCAACAGGTATCTATGAGATTCTAGGGAAAGTTGTGTTTTTATCATAAtgactaaaaattaaaaacaaaatcatatGCATTTTTGTGTGTGTCATTAGTGTTATCAATAGAAATTTTACTATAGTAATATGGACAAGGACAAGGTTTTACTCGCAATTGCATTTCATCACACAATTTTTGACATGGAAGGAAATCCCAGATGAATTCCGCCGTGTCAAGGTTTGAAGTTGTGATCGTAGTTTCTGGTTGATCATGATTTTTGACATTGCAAGAAATTGGTGATGAATGTATCTGATGTGGTTACCATCGTAGTTGTGGTTATTTATAGCCTAAAATTTTGTATGCTGTGACTGAAATAACAGTTGCGGAATTCTTTGAAACCTTGATTTGAG
The sequence above is a segment of the Phaseolus vulgaris cultivar G19833 chromosome 2, P. vulgaris v2.0, whole genome shotgun sequence genome. Coding sequences within it:
- the LOC137810713 gene encoding uncharacterized protein — its product is MEFFTKTNVVRLRSHLDKYLVADADGSHVHQSRKASGRGARWTVEEITEGGTDKVRLRSCHGRYLTATEAPFLFGMTGKKVLQMEFEPGADFKHDWEVTRDGFQVKLMSWSGKFLRANGGTPPWRSSVTVDEPHSSATKDWVLWDVETVKAVEELVDDLCESVVSSLASDDVSVDSEPASPMSVFALKSPPARRNTKLMLQTISSNKFSTGMDFFHRAKAVRLRSHHDKYLLAEEDEESVTQARKGSSKSARWMVEYVSEYDNIIRLKSCYGKYLTASNQLFLLGMTGHKVLQTLPQRLDSSVEWEPIKDGGRVKLKTRYGNFLRANGGLPPWRNSVTHDIPHRTATQDWILWDVEVVEIYVNSPANSSKPSAPPLPVSDTVPVLASAPLPPPPSLSASFTRQQSNDLNGSTPKMEGRIIYYHIAEDNGEVLDEGVQGYSLIFKGNGVEELTRKFEEETGLDGIIVCNRSPFNKKLYPLRLQLPPNTVTMRVVLVLPMSNVARDLEAQGLL